Proteins co-encoded in one Rhopalosiphum maidis isolate BTI-1 chromosome 2, ASM367621v3, whole genome shotgun sequence genomic window:
- the LOC113551852 gene encoding traB domain-containing protein, translating into MVDQVTFPETVTVLKSSNGSLVYLVGTAHFSEESQEDVSQVINAVKPDVVVIELCYNRNSILTIDESTIANVKGISLEDLKGSIKKLGLTQGIFYQLMINISANISRDLGMIPGGEFRRAVVEAKKYNSHIYLGDRPVDITIKRVISMLSWPKSIKLLAHLLFTADFKITKEDVEKFKNKDLLETLMHEMAADYPELERVIVDERDKFLTYSLQNCAGFVIDKTGNKPNVFNSRPQVVVGVVGLGHVAGIKKYWEKITSEQIAELIIIPPQSRSSKIIKVVIKVSAYGLLLWGVSKIPGVRPLSKMAYDAVTSTYVQGKFIKVQ; encoded by the exons atggTAGATCAAGTTACTTTTCCAGAGACTGTTACAGTACTAAAGTCGTCAAATGGTTCTCTAGTTTATCTTGTTGGTACTGCTCATTTTAGTGAAGAAAGCCAAGAAGATGTCTCTCAA gTAATAAATGCAGTCAAACCAGATGTTGTTGTAATAGAATTGTGCTATAACAGGAATAGCATATTAACAATTGATGAATCTACTATTGCCAATGTTAAAGGAATttcattag aaGATTTGAAaggatcaataaaaaaattaggccTTACCCaaggtatattttatcaactgaTGATAAATATATCAGCAAATATATCTCGTGATCTTGGCATGATACCAGGTGGTGAATTTCGTAGAGCTGTTGTTGAA gctaaaaaatataacagccACATTTATCTTGGTGATAGACCGGTTGATATAACTATCAAAAGAGTGATTTCAATGTTGAGCTGGCCAAAAAGCATTAAATTATTGGCACACTTGTTATTTACtgcagattttaaaattac aaaagaAGATGtcgaaaaattcaaaaataaggaCTTACTAGAAACATTAATGCATGAAATGGCTGCTGACTATCCAGAGTTAGAGAGAGTAATAGTTGACGAAAGAGATAAATTCTTAACTTACAGTTTACAAAATTGTGCTGGATTTGTAATTGATAAAACTGGAAATAAgccaaatgtatttaattcaa gacCTCAAGTTGTTGTTGGCGTAGTTGGATTAGGTCATGTTGctggtattaaaaaatattgggaAAAAATTACTAGTGAACAAATTGCAGAACTGATtat aatTCCACCTCAATCAAGAAGtagcaaaattattaaagttgtcATCAAGGTTTCTGCATATGGTTTACTTTTATGGGGTGTTTCAAAGATCCCTGGTGTAAGACCATTATCAAAAATGGCTTATGATGCAGTTACTTCTACATATGTTCAAgggaaatttataaaagtacaataa
- the LOC113552156 gene encoding nucleolar GTP-binding protein 2 — MPKTSSASKAPRTQGFNRSAHSMNPERKTENLKGVAKVRTKATIRRLQMYRNFKAKRDRKGKIIHAAPFQGWLPCGAQARVEPNRKWFDNTRVIGQNALQKFQEELGKAVKNPYDIIMKPTGLPITLLNEKKKHERVHILETESFESVFGSKKTRKRPNLYVRDEQQLSETVNSINESYSDDKDLDLEREDTGERTAPRDWIMAAGQSRRIWNELYKVIDSSDVVIMVLDVRDPTGTRCPHIENFLKKEKPHKHLLFVLNKVDLVPVWVTQRWVAILSSEYPTVAFHASLTHPFGKGAVINLMRQFTKLHSERKQISVGFIGYPNVGKSSVINALRSKKVCKVAPIAGETKVWQYITLMKRIFLIDCPGVVYDAANTETDTEKVLKGVVRVELVPDPEQYIPSLMERVKAEHLSKTYGIESWEDSDDFLSQLGIKTGKLLKGGDADLALCARMVLNDWQRGKIPYYKPPPGFEEPLSANDQEPITKRADLDVAVENDSDDETVNTPLPAEEDENATSTDSDEEEERKKEKQEKLQEAHEAYMSSLTSKQKRSLMLRNKRKKVGSDFYDVTNVKNRNRDRKIPKSK, encoded by the coding sequence ATGCCTAAAACAAGTTCCGCCTCTAAGGCGCCTAGAACTCAAGGGTTCAATAGGTCAGCCCATAGTATGAATCCTGAGCGTAAAACAGAAAATCTTAAAGGTGTAGCAAAGGTGAGAACAAAAGCTACTATTCGAAGATTGCAAATGTATAGAAACTTCAAAGCTAAACGTGATAGGAAAGGTAAAATCATTCACGCAGCACCATTTCAAGGTTGGTTACCATGTGGTGCTCAGGCTCGTGTAGAACCTAATCGTAAATGGTTTGATAATACTAGAGTCATTGGGCAAAATGCTTTACAAAAATTTCAAGAAGAATTAGGTAAAGCAGTTAAAAAcccatatgatataattatgaaacctACTGGATTGCCAATTACccttttaaatgaaaaaaaaaaacatgaacgGGTACATATTCTTGAAACTGAAAGTTTTGAAAGTGTCTTTGGTTCCAAAAAAACCCGAAAGCGTCCTAATTTATATGTAAGGGATGAACAACAATTATCAGAAACTGTGAACTCTATCAATGAATCATATTCAGATGACAAAGATTTGGACTTAGAAAGAGAAGATACAGGAGAAAGAACTGCTCCTCGCGATTGGATAATGGCTGCTGGTCAAAGTAGACGAATTTGGAATGAACTTTATAAAGTGATTGACTCATCAGATGTTGTTATAATGGTTTTAGATGTAAGGGATCCTACTGGAACACGTTGCCctcatattgaaaattttttaaaaaaagaaaaacctcataagcatttattatttgtattaaacaaagtTGATCTTGTACCTGTTTGGGTTACTCAGAGATGGGTTGCTATTCTTAGTTCTGAATATCCAACTGTAGCATTTCATGCTTCACTAACTCATCCTTTTGGAAAAGGTGCtgtgattaatttaatgcGACAGTTCACCAAATTACATTCTGAACGTAAACAAATTAGTGTTGGTTTCATTGGATATCCTAATGTTGGTAAAAGCTCGGTTATTAATGCTCTACGATCAAAAAAAGTTTGTAAAGTAGCTCCTATTGCTGGTGAAACTAAAGTATGGCAGTACATTACATTGATGAAAAGAATTTTTCTCATTGATTGTCCAGGAGTAGTATACGATGCCGCTAATACAGAAACAGATACGGAAAAAGTATTAAAGGGTGTTGTAAGAGTTGAGCTAGTGCCAGATCCTGAACAATATATACCATCTTTAATGGAACGAGTAAAAGCTGAGCATCTGTCTAAAACTTATGGAATAGAAAGTTGGGAGGATAGTGATGATTTTCTATCACAGTTAGGTATAAAAACTGGTAAATTGTTAAAAGGTGGTGATGCGGACTTAGCCTTATGTGCTAGAATGGTATTAAATGACTGGCAAAGAGGAAAAATTCCTTATTATAAACCACCACCTGGTTTCGAAGAACCTCTTTCAGCTAATGATCAAGAACCAATAACGAAGAGAGCTGACTTGGATGTTGCTGTAGAAAATGATTCTGATGATGAAACAGTTAATACTCCTTTACCTGCCGAAGAAGATGAAAATGCTACTTCAACTGATAGTGACGAAGAAGaagaaagaaagaaagaaaaacaagaaaaactgCAAGAAGCACATGAGGCTTATATGAGTAGTCTAACTAGCAAACAAAAAAGAAGCTTAATGTTAAGAAATAAAAGGAAAAAGGTTGGAAGTGATTTTTATGATGttacaaatgttaaaaatcgGAATAGAGATCGTAAAAtaccaaaaagtaaataa
- the LOC113551897 gene encoding uncharacterized protein LOC113551897: MSKDKFDINYSCVCDHSYSQKRQVRRHVNLCEYAQNPTKKNLQISKCEIYSVKDNLNANKVQSTERFKCGCEKRFLSKGGYYRHIKTCKLRPAQQVVTGKTKCNEPGCLLTFKYIRDFRQHLNEKHQIKFDVEDKRFDNYADFLNWKVKYESETRSCFYHRKNLSRSGRRVEYWYCNRSGSYQSALQSRRRKLKSQGILKINNNCTSSITLTINKIDDTVQAVIYHTHYGHEADLAHLRISKSVKLEIASKLLQGVKIEDILQSYKEDGSSKQTERKHLIKRRDILNISKKYNNIILSNVQPSKKKNELDQETIKPLLLDSKSNTIEINKRHFIASQLSLSLVSQIHEKAWRISMENSLVLTPSNNHNQDIYDVTKNDVLLCSSDDCKTYCNYCNICYHAYSCKCSDYISKKIICEHVHLTVLFQAKSQAIQYKKQIERSFYGNEDHTKYTQRYIESSNPQPIKNVQLGNHSEINNILYKQNMKAENLKRVKLRLKKMMTDTLVKIDACNNSDLLEKLEKQITNITHNLDTDILENTTKKRSEVQTMLPEKNIEVYYVF; this comes from the exons atgtctaaagacaaatttgatataaattattcttgcGTTTGTGATCACTCTTACAGCCAAAAACGTCAAGTACGCAGACATGTTAACCTTTGTGAATATGCCCAAAACCctaccaaaaaaaatttacaaatttcaaaatgtgaaatttattctgtaaaagataatttaaacgCTAATAAGGTTCAGTCAACAGAACGATTCAAATGTGGATGTGAAAAGCGTTTTTTGTCTAAAGGTGGTTATTATAGACACATAAAAACATGTAAACTACGTCCTGCACAACAGGTTGTAACTGGCAAAACTAAATGTAACGAACCTGGATGCTTATTAACGTTCAAGTACATACGAGACTTTCGACAACATTTAAATGAGAAGCACCAAATCAAATTTGATGTTGAGGACAAACGGTTTGATAATTATGCTG ACTTTTTAAATTGGAAAGTAAAGTATGAATCAGAAACTCGCAGTTGCTTTTATCATCGTAAAAATTTGTCACGCAGTGGACGTAGAGTAGAATATTGGTACTGCAACCGTTCAGGTAGTTACCAGAGTGCATTACAAAGTCGTAGGCGAAAGTTAAAATCTCAAggaattcttaaaataaataataattgtacatcttcaataacattaactataaataaaattgatgataCTGTCCAAGCTGTTATTTATCATACACATTATGGACATGAAGCTGATCTTGCACATTTACGAATTTCTAAAAGTGTTAAACTAGAAATAGCTTCCAAATTATTACAAGGTGTGAAAATTGAAGATATATTGCAATCATATAAAGAAGATGGATCATCTAAACAAACAGAacgaaaacatttaataaaacgaagagatatattaaacatttctaaaaaatataataatattatattatcaaatgtgCAACCatcgaaaaagaaaaatgaactTGATCAAGAAACAATTAAACCTCTCCTTTTAGACTCTAAATCAAATACAATTGAGATTAACAAAAGACATTTTATTGCGTCACAACTTTCATTATCTCTTGTAAGTCAAATTCATGAAAAAGCTTGGAGGATTTCAATGGAAAATAGTTTAGTTTTAACACCTTCAAATAATCATAACCAAGATATTTATGATGTTACTAAAAATGATGTACTATTATGTTCTAGTGATGATTGTAAAACTTATTGcaattattgtaacatttgTTACCATGCCTACTCTTGTAAATGCTCAGACTAtatctcaaaaaaaattatttgcgaACATGTTCACTTAACTGTACTTTTTCAAGCAAAGTCACAGGCTAttcaatacaaaaaacaaatagagAGATCTTTTTATGGGAATGAAgaccatacaaaatatacgcaACGTTACATAGAATCTTCTAATCCACaacctattaaaaatgttcaattaggAAATCATtcagaaataaataacatattatataaacaaaatatgaaagcAGAAAACCTTAAAAGGGTAAAACTAAGACTGAAAAAAATGATGACAGACACATTAGTAAAAATTGATGCATGTAATAATAGTGATCTATTGGAAAAATTGGAGaaacaaattactaatataacacataatttaGACACagatatattagaaaatactaCTAAGAAAAGAAGTGAAGTACAAACAATGTtaccagaaaaaaatattgaagtttaTTATGTCTTTTGA
- the LOC113552075 gene encoding ubiquilin-1: MSDSEENAKTITVTVKTPKEKQTVEVQENATISEFKDVVAKQFNAQPSQLCLIFAGKIMKDQDTLATHNIKDGLTVHLVIKTNAPQNNTTTSSSTNTGSTQPPRPPADINASPFNLGMLGGLPGMESMGFTSANFMELQQRMQRELLDNPDMLRNLVDSPMVQQMMSDPAHMRQLILANPQMQQLVERHPEINHMLNNPEMLRQTMEMARNPSMLQELMRTQDRALSNLESIPGGFSALQRMYRDVQEPFMNAATEEFSRNTFATPSESGGEQNPQQGQENRDPLPNPWGGSTGTNQSDPSNGRAAPTSGNIPTGGTGGTLFNGDTMNSMMQQMIENPQVMQSIMNTPYFQSTLQAMTSNPNMANNLLSNNPLLANNPELQSQFRSMMPAFLQQMSNPAVQDMSTNPNVLSALDQIQRGLEALRTNMPNIGGSLGGQSFFPTPNANTTTNADSTVTSDMPSTEGQDNNFAELMRRMLSQVPNNSNPVANTQPPEERYSSQLEQLSAMGFVNRDANLQALIATFGDINAAVERLLTSGQLST; encoded by the exons ATGTCAGACAGCGAAGAAAATGCAAAGACAATCACAGTGACTGTAAAAACGCCCAAAGAAAAGCAAACAGTGGAAGTGCAAGAAAACGCTACCATTAGtgaa TTCAAAGATGTGGTTGCTAAACAGTTTAATGCACAACCATCACaattatgtttgatatttgCTGGTAAAATCATGAAAGATCAAGATACATTAGcaactcataatattaaagatggaCTAACAGTACATTTAGTAATCAAGACTAATGCTCCTCAAAACAATACCACTACTTCTTCATCTACAAATACAGGATCGACTCAACCACCAAGACCTCCTG ctGATATTAATGCTTCTCCGTTTAATTTGGGTATGCTGGGTGGCTTACCTGGTATGGAATCCATGGGATTCACTTCAGCTAATTTCATGGAGTTACAACAGCGTATGCAGCGTGAATTGCTTGATAATCCTGATATGTTAAGAAATTTGGTCGATAGTCCAATGGTTCAACAAATGATGAGTGATCCTGCACATATGAGACAATTGATTTTGGCTAATCCACAAATGCAACAACTAGTTGAG agACATCCAGAAATTAACCATATGTTAAACAATCCTGAAATGTTACGGCAAACAATGGAGATGGCTCGGAATCCATCAATGTTACAAGAACTGATGCGTACACAAGATAGAGCTTTATCAAATTTGGAATCAATACCTGGTGGATTTAGTGCTTTACAAAGAATGTATAGAGATGTACAAGAACCATTTATGAATGCAGCTACAGAAGAATTTAGCCGAAATACATTTGCAACTCCAAGTGAAAGTGGTggtg AACAAAATCCTCAACAAGGACAAGAAAATCGTGATCCTTTGCCAAATCCTTGGGGTGGTTCTACTGGAACAAACCAATCTGATCCTTCTAATGGAAGAGCAGCACCAACATCAGGTAATATACCAACTGGAGGAACTGGTGGTACCTTGTTTAATGGGGATACAATGAACTCTATGATGCAACAAATGATTGAAAATCCACAAGTTATGCAAAGCATTATGAATACTCCGTATTTCCAATCAACTCTGCAAGCAATGACTAGCAATCCTAATATGGCAAACaacttattaagtaataatccATTACTTGCTAATAATCCAGAACTTCag tCTCAATTCCGTAGTATGATGCCAGCGTTCCTGCAACAGATGTCAAACCCTGCAGTTCAAGATATGTCCACTAATCCAAATGTGTTATCTGCTCTTGATCAAATACAAAGAGGTCTTGAAGCACTACGTACTAACATGCCAAATATTGGTGGATCATTGGGTGGCCAGTCtttttttccaacaccaaACGCCAATACAACTACTAATGCTGATTCAACTGTAACTAGTGATATGCCATCAACTGAAGgtcaagataataattttgctGAACTCATGAGAAGAATG ttATCACAAGTGCCAAATAACAGTAATCCAGTGGCAAATACTCAGCCGCCGGAAGAAAGATACAGTTCACAATTGGAACAATTGTCGGCAATGGGATTTGTCAATCGAGATGCTAATTTACAAGCATTAATTGCAACATTTGGAGATATAAATGCCGCTGTTGAACGGCTGCTTACTAGTGGGCAATTGTCTACTTAA
- the LOC113550875 gene encoding probable histone-lysine N-methyltransferase set-23: MFSNNQSEDNYDHIDNSLIYSSTNIPGPGCNMNDLNSCPNQTCNCTDLCQTLNCECLGIAGYNNYDNFGKLISTNRFIYECNDLCKCTLCQNRIVQLGPRIGLRITHCSKGYGLYTDIAIERGQFVCEYAGEIIDLTEAQRRSNSDNENYIFVINEHFSGHITTTVIDSTVIGNIGRYINHSCEPNCMIVPVRVDSLIPRLAIFAMKDIQCNEEITYHYGGEGSRPQNNLSDVKCLCESFSCNRFLPRKTGLF, from the coding sequence atGTTTAGTAATAATCAAAGCGAAGATAATTATGATCATATTGATAATTCACTTATATATTCTTCAACAAACATTCCAGGACCTGGCtgtaatatgaatgatttgAATAGCTGTCCCAATCAAACGTGTAACTGTACTGATTTATGTCAAACACTAAATTGTGAATGCCTTGGTATAGCaggctataataattatgacaatTTTGGTAAGCTAATTTCAACTAATAGGTTTATTTATGAATGTAATGATTTATGTAAGTGTACTTTGTGCCAAAATCGAATTGTTCAACTTGGTCCAAGAATTGGTTTACGCATTACTCACTGCAGCAAAGGCTATGGATTATATACCGATATTGCTATTGAAAGAGGACAATTTGTTTGTGAATATGCTGgtgaaataattgatttaactgAAGCACAGAGACGTTCAAATTcagataatgaaaattatatatttgtgataaatgaacatttttctgGTCACATAACGACAACCGTAATTGATTCCACAGTTATTGGAAATATTGGTCGATATATTAATCATAGCTGTGAACCCAATTGCATGATTGTGCCAGTGCGGGTTGATTCATTAATTCCAAGACTAGCAATTTTTGCAATGAAAGACATTCAGTGTAATGAAGAAATAACATATCATTACGGGGGTGAAGGATCTCGacctcaaaataatttatctgatGTTAAATGCTTATGTGAATCATTTAGTTGTAACAGATTTTTACCTCGTAAAACagggttattttaa
- the LOC113551540 gene encoding ruvB-like helicase 1, producing MKIEEVKSTVKTQRISSHSHVKGLGLDECGEAIQMASGLVGQEDARQAAGIVVDMIRTRKMSGRAVLVAGPPGTGKTAIALAIAHELGNKVPFCPMVGSEVYSSEIKKTEVLMENFRRAIGLRIKETKEVYEGEVTEMTPVETDSTAGGYSKTVSHVIVGLKTAKGTKQLKLDPTIYESLQKEKVETGDVIYIEANSGAVKRQGRSDSYATEYDLEAEEYVPLPKGEVHKKKEVIQDVTLHDLDVANAQPKGGQDILSMMGQLMKSKKTEITDKLRKEINKVVNKYIDQGIAELVPGVLFIDEVHMLDLETFTYLHKALESTIAPIVIFATNRGHCTVRGTDDIIAPHGIPMDLLDRLLIIRTLPYNREEMESILKLRAQTEGHSIEPDALHYLAEVGTATTLRYAIQLLTPSSQNAKMNGHGSILRKDIEETTSLFMHAKESCKILKKCADKFMK from the exons ATGAAAATTGAAGAAGTAAAAAGTACTGTAAAAACCCAACGTATATCAAGCCACAGCCATGTAAAAGGATTGGGTCTTGATGAATGTGGTGAAGCTATTCAAATGGCTTCTGGCCTAGTTGGACAAGAAGATGCTAGACAA gCAGCAGGTATTGTTGTGGATATGATAAGGACAAGGAAAATGTCTGGCCGTGCTGTTTTAGTTGCTGGACCTCCAGGTACAGGCAAGACTGCAATCGCTCTTGCAATTGCTCATGAACTTGGAAACAaa GTTCCATTTTGTCCAATGGTGGGATCTGAAGTGTATAGTTCTGAGATTAAAAAGACAGAAGTATTAATGGAAAACTTCCGCCGTGCTATTGGTCTACGTATTAAAGAAACAAAAGAAGTATATGAAGGAGAAGTAACTGAAATGACACCAGTTGAAACCGATTCTACTGCAGgag GTTATTCTAAGACTGTATCACATGTTATTGTTGGATTAAAGACAGCCAAAGGAAcaaaacagttaaaattagATCCTACAATTTATGAATCCctacaaaaagaaaaagttGAAACTGgtgatgttatttatattgaagcTAATAGTGGAGCAGTTAAACGCCAAGGAAGAAGTGATAGTTACGCTACAGAGTATGATTTAgag GCAGAAGAATATGTACCTTTACCAAAAGGTgaagttcataaaaaaaaagaagttatTCAAGATGTAACATTACATGATTTAGATGTCGCTAACGCTCAACCAAAAGGTGGTCAAGATATTCTTTCTATGATGGGTCAATTAATGAAGTCTAAAAAGACAGAAATTACtg ataaactaagaaaagaaattaataaagtggtcAATAAGTATATTGATCAAGGTATTGCTGAATTGGTCCCAggagtattatttatagatgaaGTTCACATGCTTGATTTGGAAACATTCACATACTTGCATAAGGCATTAGAAAGTACTATTGCtcctattgttatttttgcaACCAATAGAGGCCACTGTACCGTCAG aggaACAGATGATATCATTGCTCCTCATGGAATTCCTATGGATTTACTTGAtagattattgataattagaaCTCTCCCGTATAATCGGGAAGAGATGGAAAGTATACTTAAACTTAGAGCTCAAACTGAAGGCCACTCAATTGAACCTGATGCACTGCATTATCTCGCTGAAGTTGGAACTGCTACTACTctaag ataTGCCATTCAATTATTGACTCCATCGTCACAAAATGCAAAGATGAATGGTCATGGTTCAATACTAAGAAAAGATATAGAAGAAACTACATCATTATTCATGCATGCTAAAGagtcatgtaaaatattaaaaaaatgtgctgataaatttatgaaataa